A stretch of Chitinophagaceae bacterium DNA encodes these proteins:
- a CDS encoding SusC/RagA family TonB-linked outer membrane protein — protein MAKTTRRYKTGAVATVKADVIGLQPVSNPLHALQGRMAGVSINQNTGALGSGTEIQIRGINTIQAGNQPLIIVDGSILPDPNRGLGTAIGSYMSFGSTNMNAINPADIESIEILKDADATAIYGSRGANGVVLITTKKVKLGPTRFNIDISTLSNSATYLPERLSLAAYRQMRRDAFNMGNHNPTTGIAINPITPTVNNAPDLLIWDSTKATADWTDFEYGNTEPSINAQANLSGGEKRLNFYASGGYQKQKDITRGSPLFERISGNLNVNHTSQNDRLKISINTSYITTKLKPSRGGGSGGLLTSAPPNMPIKNMDGSIWWPSPTITQSSLLISPLAMEEARTESKTRSLISNLEVTYRIYKGLQLKTLLGYNDQITTIETGTPSTAINPLNPGSTVPNLNWAQSKYQSLNFEPQLLYNGKISKGKIEALVGSTFFDRKTSSNAINLTGYSSDLLLYSWAAATSVASRSNTSTYYRFNSAFARVNYNWENRYLVNLTYRRDGSSRFGPKKQWGNFGAVGVGWIFTNENWLKEKLSFLSYGKLRGSYGTTGNDNITDYQYTSLYASNFYDGAAGLAANYLADSSIGWESSRKLDLALEIGFFKDRVLLNVNWYRNRSTDLLASTPIPSQTGFNSYITNIPAVVENKGWEIELNTQNTKIGSKFQWKTNFNLTLLKNKLVEFPGLEQSSFANRLKIGYPVNSPRTLLNTEWTQVFEGVDPATGLPIFKDLNGDGLINNNDRTYIGSAIPRTLWRVR, from the coding sequence ATGGCAAAAACAACCCGGAGATATAAAACAGGTGCAGTTGCGACTGTGAAGGCAGATGTGATAGGTCTGCAACCGGTTTCCAACCCTTTACATGCATTGCAGGGAAGAATGGCCGGTGTTTCAATAAATCAAAACACTGGTGCATTAGGAAGCGGTACTGAAATACAGATCCGGGGTATCAATACTATTCAGGCAGGTAATCAACCGTTGATTATTGTTGATGGTTCTATTCTTCCGGATCCAAACAGGGGTCTTGGTACTGCTATCGGTTCCTATATGTCATTCGGCAGTACGAATATGAATGCCATTAATCCGGCAGATATCGAGAGTATTGAAATATTAAAGGATGCAGATGCCACTGCTATTTATGGTTCAAGGGGCGCCAATGGGGTGGTGCTGATAACAACAAAAAAAGTTAAACTTGGACCTACACGATTTAATATTGATATAAGTACTTTGTCAAATAGCGCAACTTATTTGCCAGAAAGACTTTCGCTGGCAGCCTACAGACAAATGCGCCGTGATGCATTTAATATGGGCAACCATAATCCTACAACCGGCATTGCCATTAACCCAATAACGCCTACTGTAAATAATGCACCCGACTTGCTGATCTGGGATTCAACTAAAGCTACTGCTGACTGGACAGATTTTGAATATGGCAATACAGAACCATCTATAAATGCACAAGCAAATTTATCCGGCGGTGAAAAACGTTTAAACTTTTATGCAAGCGGTGGATATCAGAAACAAAAAGACATAACAAGAGGAAGCCCATTGTTTGAAAGAATTTCTGGTAACTTAAATGTGAATCATACTTCTCAGAATGACAGGTTGAAAATATCCATCAATACTTCCTACATCACTACAAAATTAAAACCCTCAAGAGGCGGCGGTTCCGGAGGATTGCTTACCAGCGCCCCACCTAATATGCCAATAAAAAACATGGATGGCAGTATCTGGTGGCCCAGTCCAACTATAACACAAAGTAGTTTGCTGATAAGCCCGCTTGCCATGGAAGAGGCAAGAACTGAGAGTAAAACAAGAAGCCTTATTTCTAACCTGGAGGTGACCTACCGTATTTATAAAGGGTTACAGCTTAAAACACTCCTGGGGTATAATGACCAGATTACTACTATAGAAACAGGAACTCCCTCCACTGCTATCAATCCGCTAAACCCGGGCAGTACCGTTCCAAATCTTAACTGGGCGCAAAGCAAATACCAGTCTTTGAATTTTGAACCACAGCTTTTATATAATGGAAAGATATCAAAAGGGAAAATAGAAGCCCTTGTCGGCAGCACATTCTTTGACAGAAAAACAAGCAGTAATGCAATCAACCTAACAGGGTATTCTTCCGACCTGCTACTCTATAGCTGGGCCGCAGCAACATCAGTAGCCAGCCGTTCTAACACATCAACATACTATAGATTTAATTCGGCTTTTGCCAGAGTAAATTACAATTGGGAAAACAGGTACCTTGTCAATCTCACTTACAGAAGAGATGGTTCTTCCCGGTTTGGCCCCAAAAAGCAATGGGGTAATTTTGGAGCTGTAGGTGTTGGTTGGATCTTTACCAACGAAAACTGGTTAAAAGAAAAACTATCCTTCCTAAGCTACGGAAAACTGCGGGGCAGCTATGGTACAACTGGTAATGATAATATAACCGACTACCAATATACCAGCTTGTATGCTTCCAATTTTTATGATGGAGCAGCAGGTCTTGCTGCAAACTACCTTGCAGACTCATCAATAGGCTGGGAAAGCAGCCGTAAACTGGATTTAGCCCTTGAAATTGGCTTTTTTAAAGACCGTGTTTTACTGAATGTAAACTGGTACCGCAACCGTTCTACCGATTTATTAGCAAGCACGCCAATACCTTCACAAACCGGTTTCAATAGTTATATAACAAACATACCTGCAGTGGTTGAAAACAAAGGATGGGAGATTGAGCTAAATACCCAAAACACTAAAATAGGAAGTAAGTTTCAATGGAAAACCAACTTCAATCTTACGTTATTAAAAAACAAGCTGGTTGAATTTCCCGGATTGGAACAATCTTCATTCGCTAACAGGCTAAAAATCGGGTACCCGGTTAACAGCCCAAGAACACTGCTTAATACTGAATGGACACAGGTATTTGAGGGGGTTGATCCGGCTACCGGATTACCTATTTTTAAAGATTTGAATGGAGATGGCCTTATAAATAATAACGATCGTACCTATATAGGGTCAGCCATACCAAGAACCCTTTGGCGGGTTAGGTAA
- a CDS encoding RagB/SusD family nutrient uptake outer membrane protein gives MKRLNKIAACLLIPIIFLMIAITGCKKYLEVPLPIDQLATDNVFKTKPTIISAVNGMYNAFSDGLLKGTYYKITYWWSDEGEISPLPGSEIGDIIGGNIVPANTQLMQWGFFYRTIFRANTLIEKLPAVGTDILTDAEKKQFISAAKYIRAAEHFTLVTSWGDVPLITSTSAEENLNKPRTPATEVYNQIIKDLQEAAADLPATVNTSNSKTIHNRFQPLALLAKVYLYLGRWADAEAAATEVIGSNQYLLVTGVNNVFKRGSREAILSHGATGTGSLFDNRAVLGWITLPASSGNAASTHCAIPAAMQSRFEAGDQRKVSGNWTISLFGKVFANKYLHNVTASTATINANPQDFIYQRLAELYLIRAEARAQQGNITGANSAATDINLVRTRAGLPNTTAATQPQMLSAIEKERVTELFYEGHRWYDLKRTGQLQTVLGAVPYKAANYKAHYNLWPIPLSELNNSPNLTQNPGY, from the coding sequence ATGAAACGATTAAATAAAATAGCTGCTTGTTTATTAATACCAATCATTTTTTTAATGATCGCTATTACGGGTTGTAAAAAATACCTGGAAGTGCCATTACCGATTGATCAGCTGGCTACTGATAATGTTTTCAAAACCAAACCAACTATTATATCTGCTGTAAATGGCATGTACAATGCATTTTCAGATGGATTACTTAAAGGAACCTATTACAAGATTACATACTGGTGGTCCGATGAAGGAGAAATAAGCCCTTTGCCAGGTTCAGAAATTGGAGATATTATAGGCGGAAATATCGTACCTGCCAATACACAATTGATGCAATGGGGGTTTTTTTACAGAACAATTTTCAGGGCAAATACCTTAATTGAAAAACTGCCTGCAGTTGGTACAGATATTCTAACCGATGCTGAAAAGAAGCAATTTATTTCGGCCGCAAAATATATAAGGGCAGCTGAACATTTTACATTGGTAACTTCATGGGGAGATGTTCCATTAATTACTTCAACCAGTGCAGAAGAAAATCTGAACAAACCGAGAACTCCTGCAACTGAAGTGTATAATCAGATAATTAAAGACCTGCAGGAAGCAGCGGCAGATTTGCCTGCAACTGTTAATACCAGTAATTCAAAAACGATACACAACAGATTCCAGCCACTGGCTTTACTTGCCAAAGTATATTTATACTTAGGTAGATGGGCAGATGCTGAAGCAGCAGCTACAGAAGTAATTGGCAGCAATCAGTATTTACTAGTAACAGGAGTTAATAACGTATTCAAAAGAGGCAGCAGGGAAGCTATTTTATCTCATGGGGCAACAGGAACCGGGTCGTTGTTTGACAACCGGGCCGTATTGGGCTGGATTACACTTCCTGCATCAAGCGGCAATGCCGCTTCCACTCATTGTGCTATTCCAGCTGCCATGCAATCCAGGTTTGAAGCAGGGGACCAGCGCAAAGTAAGCGGAAACTGGACCATATCCTTATTTGGAAAAGTATTTGCAAATAAATATTTGCATAATGTTACGGCATCAACTGCAACCATAAACGCCAATCCCCAGGATTTTATTTATCAGCGGCTGGCCGAACTGTACCTGATCAGGGCAGAAGCCAGGGCCCAGCAAGGTAATATAACGGGAGCAAATTCTGCTGCGACTGATATAAACCTTGTTCGTACAAGAGCAGGACTTCCAAACACTACTGCCGCCACGCAGCCACAAATGCTTTCGGCGATTGAGAAAGAAAGAGTAACTGAATTGTTTTATGAAGGTCATCGTTGGTATGACCTTAAACGAACTGGACAGTTGCAGACAGTCTTAGGTGCTGTGCCCTATAAAGCAGCAAACTACAAAGCTCATTATAACTTATGGCCTATTCCATTATCGGAATTAAACAATAGTCCCAATTTAACACAGAATCCGGGTTATTAA